The following coding sequences are from one Polyodon spathula isolate WHYD16114869_AA chromosome 45, ASM1765450v1, whole genome shotgun sequence window:
- the LOC121305907 gene encoding gastrula zinc finger protein XlCGF7.1-like, giving the protein LGSSLCDDCPPEYELGFRAAKGCNTGVTPFPCTHCGKSFSHLSQLKIHQRVHTGENPYHCPECRKSFTQVQNLKRHQCSHTGKKPYNCSECGKSFTQLQNLKIHQRIHTGEKPHHCSECGRSFTQLQNLKTHQRVHTGERPHHCTECGKTFTLLQNLKTHMRIHTGEKPYHCALCGQRFTYFSSLKIHQRTHEKQ; this is encoded by the exons ctgggatccagcctgtgtgatgaTTGTCCACCTGAATatgaactgggatttagag CTGCTAAAGGATGTAACACAGGAGTCACTCCATTTCCATGTACtcattgtgggaagagtttcagtcattTATCACAGCTTAAAATCCACCAGcgcgttcacacaggagagaaccCTTATCACTGCCCTGAGTGTCGGAAGAGTTTCACGCAGGTACAAAATCTCAAGAGACACCAGTGCAGTCACACAGGAAAGAAACCTTATAACTGTtctgagtgtgggaagagtttcacacagttgcaaaatcttaaaatccatcagcgcattcacacaggagagaaacctcatcactgCTCTGAGTGTGGAAGGAGTTTCACACAGTTGCAAAATCTTAAAACACACCAGcgtgttcacacaggagagagaccTCATCACTGCACTGAGTGTGGGAAGACTTTCACTCTGTTACAAAATCTTAAAACACACatgcgcattcacacaggagagaaaccttatcactgtgctCTGTGTGGGCAGCGATTCACATATTTCAGTTCCTTGAAAATCCACCAGCGGACTCACGAAAAACAGTAA